The DNA sequence TCATGTAGCCCACCCCACGCACCGTGGTGATGAGCTTCTTGTCAAAGCGGGCATCGATCTTCTTGCGCAGATGATTGATCACCACGTCCACGATGTTGGTGCCGGGATCGAAGTGATAGCCCCACGCGTACTCGGTGATGAGCGTCCGGCTCATCACGCGTCCGGCATGACGCATGAGGTACTCGAGCACGGCGAACTCCTTGGGGGTGAGTTCGATCAGCTCACCGGCGCGTCGCACTTCGCGAGTGCCCTGATCGAGCTCCAGATCGCCCACGGTGAGTTGCGGCGACGCCAGCGCGCGCGGACGGCGCAGCAACGCCTCGGCGCGTGCAAGCAACTCTTCGAAGGCGAACGGCTTGGTGACATAGTCATCCGCGCCCGCGCGCAGCGTCTCGACCTTGGCATCGACGGCGTCCTGCGCCGTGAGCACCAGCACCGGACGTTCGAAACCACGCGCCCGCAGCGTGCGCAGCACGTCGAGCCCGTTGCGCCCGGGGAGGCGCATATCGAGCACGATGAGATCGTAGGCCTGCGCCAGTGCCAGGCGTTCGCCTTCCAATCCGTTGTTCACGAGATCGGTCTGCCACCGCTGCTCCTCGAGGCCGCGGCGGACGAACTCGCCGACGGTCGGATCGTCTTCAATGACGAGAATCTTCATGCGATCACCGGAGGGTTCGCCCCGACGGGCGGACGAAGCCGTATTCGCGAATCTTGCGGTAG is a window from the Gemmatimonadaceae bacterium genome containing:
- a CDS encoding response regulator transcription factor, with protein sequence MKILVIEDDPTVGEFVRRGLEEQRWQTDLVNNGLEGERLALAQAYDLIVLDMRLPGRNGLDVLRTLRARGFERPVLVLTAQDAVDAKVETLRAGADDYVTKPFAFEELLARAEALLRRPRALASPQLTVGDLELDQGTREVRRAGELIELTPKEFAVLEYLMRHAGRVMSRTLITEYAWGYHFDPGTNIVDVVINHLRKKIDARFDKKLITTVRGVGYMIRA